In Pedobacter heparinus DSM 2366, the following are encoded in one genomic region:
- a CDS encoding ROK family transcriptional regulator gives MITTFEAQNEQLSGMAYKNISVKKIIISYLAEKGHATIADLCREMNLSIPKVTTSVTMLITEGVVKDFGKVGSTGGRRPNIYGLVPDSGFFLGVDVKHQHINIGLIDLQKVIIKITKYIPYQLINNKDALYELCRLIKEFIYNTSIPKYKILGLGINLSGRINHETGYSYNFFNFYEDPLSTILEKELGIKTMVENDSRAMAYGEFSAGVVKEEEDVLFLNLDYGIGMGIMLNKKLYYGKSGFAGELGHVPLLNNEIICQCGKKGCLETEASGQGLIRMFKTRVEAGSTTTIDKNKLGQLQVQDIIRAANNDDVLSIELLAKMGEILGRGIAMLINIFNPELIVLGGLLAETGEYIQLPIKSAVNKYSLSLMNNDTKLKLSKLGEEAGVIGSCLLIRNKLLEHSS, from the coding sequence ATGATAACAACTTTTGAAGCACAAAATGAACAGTTAAGCGGAATGGCTTATAAAAACATTAGCGTCAAAAAAATAATAATTTCTTACCTGGCAGAAAAGGGACACGCAACAATAGCTGATCTGTGTAGAGAAATGAATCTGAGCATCCCTAAAGTAACCACATCGGTTACCATGCTGATTACTGAAGGAGTAGTAAAGGATTTTGGTAAAGTGGGCTCTACCGGGGGCCGAAGGCCAAACATATATGGCTTGGTACCCGATTCGGGATTCTTTCTTGGCGTAGACGTTAAACATCAGCACATCAATATCGGTCTGATCGACCTGCAGAAAGTAATCATTAAAATAACCAAATATATACCTTACCAGCTCATTAATAATAAAGATGCGCTTTATGAACTTTGCCGACTGATCAAAGAATTCATTTACAATACCTCGATTCCAAAGTACAAAATATTAGGACTTGGAATTAATCTTTCTGGACGAATCAATCATGAAACGGGATACAGTTATAACTTTTTTAATTTTTACGAAGACCCCCTAAGCACAATTCTTGAAAAAGAACTTGGAATTAAAACAATGGTTGAAAATGACTCAAGAGCCATGGCCTATGGCGAATTTAGCGCCGGAGTAGTAAAAGAAGAAGAAGATGTATTGTTCTTGAACCTTGATTATGGGATAGGCATGGGCATCATGCTGAATAAAAAATTGTATTATGGAAAATCCGGCTTTGCCGGTGAATTGGGACATGTTCCTTTACTTAACAACGAGATCATTTGTCAATGTGGAAAAAAAGGCTGTCTGGAAACAGAAGCCTCTGGCCAGGGATTGATCAGAATGTTTAAGACAAGAGTAGAAGCCGGTTCCACAACAACCATCGACAAGAACAAACTAGGCCAGCTACAGGTGCAGGATATTATCAGGGCAGCAAACAATGATGATGTACTTTCTATAGAGCTACTGGCCAAAATGGGTGAAATACTTGGCAGAGGGATAGCCATGTTAATCAATATCTTTAACCCGGAACTTATTGTATTAGGCGGATTATTGGCAGAGACCGGAGAATATATCCAATTGCCCATCAAAAGTGCGGTAAACAAATATTCTTTAAGTCTCATGAACAATGATACCAAACTAAAATTATCTAAATTGGGTGAAGAAGCTGGTGTGATAGGCAGCTGTCTGCTGATCAGAAATAAATTACTGGAACATTCATCCTAA
- a CDS encoding DUF5689 domain-containing protein, protein MKRTFTLSVFLLIIVSFWSCKDKVNIPENVLSQPQTIAGLRKVILKENMVFGTTSLKGIVISDAQQKNISNGEIIVQEEGKDAAVILQMESGADQYPLGAEIQIDLSGTSPVIIKGELVITKLKSTQVKLTGKTVTLTPKVTNLPTLLINARYWGPVLVKLEKVELSGGNAGLLSGEFTLEDGVGTVYSNIFPAAAFSANQAPDFVQAYTGILRIQDEKFFINPRNLDDIQVGLKELLEDFEAASSSVYDLKTLTFKTGAWIVDGGITANTSADLKTGLQSIRLQGTVDNNTRKGILAMTFDLKAVKSLKISHGIYPAAAETGNVNPTTLNVEISRDGGNTYTLLEQIEVDIKSAVLKTNTIPVNAGFGENVRFRIVNSSLPFTNKNKPRINIDDILFLF, encoded by the coding sequence ATGAAAAGAACATTTACATTAAGTGTTTTCCTGTTGATTATTGTGAGCTTCTGGTCTTGCAAAGATAAAGTCAATATTCCGGAAAATGTGCTTTCACAACCGCAAACCATCGCAGGACTGCGCAAGGTTATCTTGAAAGAAAACATGGTTTTTGGCACTACAAGCCTTAAAGGGATTGTCATTTCCGATGCACAGCAAAAGAACATCAGCAATGGGGAAATTATTGTACAGGAAGAAGGAAAAGATGCCGCAGTAATTTTGCAAATGGAATCTGGTGCAGATCAATATCCTTTAGGCGCTGAAATCCAGATTGATCTTTCCGGTACAAGCCCAGTTATAATCAAAGGGGAGCTTGTCATCACCAAATTAAAAAGTACTCAGGTTAAACTGACCGGAAAAACAGTTACATTAACCCCTAAAGTTACCAATCTTCCTACACTACTGATCAATGCCCGCTATTGGGGACCTGTTCTGGTAAAACTGGAAAAGGTAGAGCTTTCAGGTGGCAATGCTGGATTGTTGTCAGGAGAATTTACATTGGAAGATGGTGTGGGTACCGTATATTCCAATATCTTTCCTGCTGCAGCATTCAGCGCCAATCAGGCACCAGATTTTGTGCAAGCCTATACTGGTATTCTGAGAATTCAGGATGAAAAATTCTTCATCAATCCCAGAAACCTGGATGATATACAGGTAGGTCTGAAAGAATTGCTTGAAGATTTTGAAGCTGCATCCAGTTCAGTTTATGACCTGAAAACCTTAACATTCAAAACAGGGGCCTGGATTGTAGATGGAGGTATTACAGCCAACACTTCTGCAGATCTGAAAACCGGCTTGCAAAGCATTCGTTTGCAGGGTACGGTTGACAACAATACCAGGAAAGGTATACTTGCAATGACTTTTGATCTGAAAGCGGTAAAAAGTCTGAAAATTTCGCATGGCATTTATCCGGCCGCTGCCGAAACAGGTAATGTTAATCCTACTACTTTAAATGTTGAAATTTCAAGGGATGGGGGAAACACGTATACTTTACTTGAGCAGATAGAGGTAGATATCAAATCGGCAGTACTTAAAACGAACACCATACCGGTAAATGCAGGGTTCGGCGAAAATGTAAGGTTCAGGATCGTGAACTCTTCCCTACCATTTACCAATAAGAACAAGCCACGTATCAATATTGACGACATCCTGTTCCTATTCTAA
- a CDS encoding RNA recognition motif domain-containing protein, translating to MVKIFVGGLRPDVSELDLVMFISLRAQVNTIKVVRDKITKRCKGYAFLEMTSQAEAEKAVALLNGEEYQGQVLNIKISEEVAPPPKIKTNHTYQKKRPRI from the coding sequence ATGGTTAAAATCTTTGTTGGGGGGCTTAGGCCGGACGTTTCTGAATTGGATCTGGTTATGTTTATAAGTCTTCGCGCCCAGGTAAACACCATTAAAGTTGTACGCGATAAAATAACTAAACGGTGTAAAGGATATGCTTTTTTAGAAATGACCAGTCAGGCTGAAGCCGAGAAAGCAGTTGCTTTGTTAAATGGAGAAGAATATCAGGGTCAGGTATTGAATATTAAAATTTCGGAGGAAGTTGCCCCTCCGCCTAAAATAAAAACCAATCATACTTATCAAAAGAAAAGACCAAGAATCTGA
- a CDS encoding SusC/RagA family TonB-linked outer membrane protein, whose translation MKLNNYILFVAAVFCFFFQKVKAQQTVQREWTITGKVLTADKQPLPGASILLKGTKTSTMTLSDGQFSIKVPAVAGELVYAYIGMKPQTIAFQNQGTFTVVLEEENNNLNEVIVVGYGTQKKENLTGAVDQVTADVFKNRPITNLAQGLQGAMPNLNLTPADGKPNQSPAFNIRGATSVGQGGSALVLIDGVEGNPALLNPHDIETVSILKDAASASIYGARGAFGVVLITTKKPVKDRTEINYSSNYAIKNPTTVPNFVTDGYQWASMFNEAFSSWNNYASTPQNVNKTLRFSPEYLEELRKRSLDSSLPKTAVDPVTGEYVYYENHNWMDDLYKDHTYSLDQNISVSGSSNKTSFYVTGRYLDQPGLFRYNSDDYKMYNLRAKGSIELYPWLTLGNNIDFSSVQYHTPMNVGEGGGIWRNMVAEGPPMAPMFNPDGTLTHSAAYTVGDYWYGKNGMDYDRRVLRNSTNFATKFFNNTLRIKGDFTFQNTLNNETRVRVPVPYSRVPGVIQYLGTNYNDIREIFRETQYINTNIYGEYEKTFNNKHDFKALAGFNYELSTYKRVGAERNGLIYEDAEDLNLALGQSIAATGGYEQWNISGGFFRFNYAYDKRYLIEINGRYDGSSKFPSNERYAFFPSISAGWRISSEPFWKVNKDLISDFKVRASYGSLGNGNINSYVFQELLTLNTLPRVINGVQPAYTRNPSVIPDGLTWETATTSNIGLDLSMLKNRLSISGDAYIRKTVDMFTPGVEQPAVFGAASPRGNYADMETKGWELSVSWNDHFTLKNKPFNYSVKAVVSDNISTILKYNNPNKRLDDYYEGQRLGEIWGYVTEGFFTSADDIRRSADQSLFSSTATGAWRIGDIKFKDINNDGVIDYGDNTANKPGDRVIIGNDQPRYRFGLSLGADWNNFFVSGFFQGVGKQSWYPSRGANTFWGQYNAPYGHPPASQIGNIWSENNPDAYFPRYTGYLAWAAGGTLREVQTRYLQNIAYVRLKNIQVGYTLPASISSKFRAAKASIYFSGENLFTYSPMHKITKDIDVENTGDSDQDLADSNQGDGFNYPMMKSYSLGLSITF comes from the coding sequence ATGAAATTGAACAACTATATCTTATTTGTTGCTGCTGTATTTTGCTTTTTTTTCCAGAAAGTAAAGGCCCAGCAAACCGTTCAGCGCGAATGGACCATAACGGGTAAAGTACTTACAGCCGACAAGCAGCCATTACCCGGGGCCAGTATTTTATTAAAGGGAACCAAAACTTCTACCATGACGCTTAGTGATGGCCAGTTTTCGATTAAAGTACCGGCAGTGGCGGGTGAGCTGGTGTATGCTTACATCGGCATGAAGCCACAAACCATTGCTTTCCAGAATCAGGGTACCTTTACAGTGGTGCTCGAAGAAGAAAACAACAACTTAAACGAAGTGATTGTAGTCGGTTATGGTACACAAAAGAAGGAGAACCTGACCGGAGCAGTAGACCAGGTGACGGCAGATGTTTTCAAAAATAGGCCGATCACTAACCTTGCCCAGGGTTTACAAGGTGCCATGCCCAATTTAAACCTTACACCGGCTGATGGCAAGCCCAATCAGTCACCTGCTTTTAACATTCGTGGGGCAACATCTGTAGGTCAGGGTGGTAGTGCATTGGTACTTATTGATGGGGTAGAAGGTAATCCTGCTTTGTTGAACCCACATGATATTGAAACAGTGTCTATTCTTAAAGATGCTGCTTCAGCCTCTATTTATGGTGCGCGTGGTGCGTTTGGAGTGGTACTCATCACTACTAAAAAGCCAGTTAAAGACCGTACTGAAATCAATTACTCAAGTAATTATGCGATTAAGAACCCAACTACGGTGCCCAATTTTGTAACTGATGGATACCAATGGGCTTCTATGTTTAACGAAGCATTCTCAAGCTGGAACAATTATGCCAGTACGCCGCAAAACGTAAACAAGACACTTCGTTTTTCTCCTGAATACCTGGAAGAATTGAGGAAGCGTTCATTAGATTCTTCTCTTCCTAAAACTGCTGTTGATCCTGTAACCGGAGAGTATGTTTATTATGAAAACCACAACTGGATGGATGACCTTTATAAAGACCATACTTATTCACTTGACCAAAACATTTCTGTCTCGGGAAGCAGCAACAAGACCAGTTTTTATGTCACTGGAAGATACCTTGACCAACCAGGATTATTCAGGTACAATTCTGACGATTACAAAATGTACAACCTGCGTGCAAAAGGGTCTATTGAGCTTTATCCGTGGTTAACCCTGGGTAACAATATCGATTTTTCGAGTGTGCAGTATCATACTCCGATGAATGTTGGTGAGGGTGGAGGAATCTGGAGAAATATGGTTGCTGAAGGTCCGCCTATGGCACCTATGTTTAATCCTGATGGTACACTTACCCATTCTGCTGCTTACACCGTTGGCGATTACTGGTATGGAAAAAACGGAATGGACTATGACCGCCGTGTTTTAAGAAACTCCACCAATTTTGCCACTAAATTCTTTAACAATACACTTCGCATCAAAGGAGATTTTACTTTTCAGAATACCCTGAATAATGAAACCCGTGTTCGTGTTCCGGTACCTTATAGCCGGGTGCCGGGCGTAATTCAGTACCTGGGTACCAATTATAACGATATCCGGGAAATTTTCAGGGAAACGCAATATATCAATACCAATATCTATGGCGAATACGAAAAAACGTTCAATAATAAGCATGATTTTAAAGCATTAGCCGGATTCAATTATGAATTGAGTACTTATAAAAGGGTAGGAGCAGAAAGAAATGGCCTGATCTATGAAGATGCAGAAGATTTAAATCTTGCCCTTGGCCAGTCTATCGCTGCTACCGGTGGTTATGAGCAGTGGAATATCAGTGGTGGATTTTTCAGGTTTAATTATGCGTATGACAAACGTTACCTGATAGAAATCAACGGACGCTATGATGGGTCTTCTAAATTTCCGTCAAATGAGCGCTATGCATTCTTCCCTTCTATCTCGGCAGGCTGGAGGATATCTTCAGAACCTTTCTGGAAAGTAAATAAAGACCTCATTTCAGATTTTAAGGTGCGTGCATCGTATGGTTCATTGGGTAATGGTAACATCAACTCTTATGTATTCCAGGAGTTATTGACGCTAAATACTTTGCCAAGGGTAATCAATGGCGTGCAGCCTGCTTATACACGTAATCCAAGTGTGATTCCTGATGGACTTACCTGGGAAACAGCTACAACAAGCAATATCGGACTTGACCTGTCCATGTTAAAGAACAGGCTTTCGATTTCGGGAGATGCCTACATCAGGAAAACAGTAGACATGTTTACACCGGGTGTGGAGCAGCCTGCAGTGTTTGGTGCAGCTTCTCCGCGTGGAAACTATGCAGATATGGAAACCAAGGGATGGGAACTTTCTGTTAGCTGGAATGATCATTTTACATTGAAAAACAAGCCATTCAACTATAGTGTAAAAGCCGTAGTTTCTGACAACATTTCTACCATTCTGAAATACAACAACCCGAACAAAAGGTTGGATGATTATTATGAAGGACAACGCCTGGGCGAAATCTGGGGATATGTTACAGAAGGTTTTTTTACTTCTGCTGATGACATCAGAAGATCTGCCGACCAAAGCCTGTTCAGTTCTACTGCAACAGGTGCGTGGCGAATCGGCGATATCAAATTCAAAGACATCAATAACGATGGCGTAATTGATTATGGCGACAATACTGCGAACAAGCCCGGCGATCGTGTGATTATTGGTAACGACCAGCCACGTTACCGCTTCGGGCTCAGTTTAGGTGCCGACTGGAACAACTTCTTTGTAAGTGGTTTCTTCCAGGGGGTAGGAAAACAAAGCTGGTATCCAAGTCGTGGTGCAAATACTTTCTGGGGACAGTATAACGCGCCTTATGGTCATCCACCTGCATCACAGATCGGCAACATCTGGTCGGAAAACAATCCTGATGCTTATTTCCCAAGATATACCGGATACCTGGCATGGGCTGCCGGTGGTACCCTGCGTGAAGTACAGACCCGCTACCTGCAGAACATAGCTTATGTAAGGTTGAAAAACATCCAGGTTGGTTATACGCTGCCGGCTAGTATCAGTTCAAAGTTCCGTGCAGCTAAAGCAAGCATTTATTTCTCGGGCGAAAATCTATTTACCTATTCGCCGATGCATAAGATCACTAAAGATATTGATGTCGAAAATACAGGTGATTCTGACCAGGATCTGGCAGACTCTAATCAGGGTGACGGATTTAACTACCCGATGATGAAAAGCTATTCTCTGGGTTTATCGATTACATTTTAA
- a CDS encoding DUF6691 family protein, which yields MMKSVKFILAGILFGIVMSKSEAVSWYRIQEMFRFQSFHMYGIIGTAVVLGTISVWLIKRFKLKDTEGLPLVFKDKQAPYLRYIIGGVIFGLGWALTGACPGPMFVNLGYGYLAMIVVIIGALAGTYLYGVIKNKLPH from the coding sequence ATGATGAAATCCGTAAAATTTATTTTAGCAGGAATACTTTTCGGTATTGTGATGAGTAAGTCTGAAGCCGTATCCTGGTACCGTATTCAGGAAATGTTCAGGTTTCAGTCCTTCCATATGTATGGAATTATAGGTACTGCGGTAGTTCTTGGTACAATAAGCGTATGGCTCATCAAGCGGTTTAAACTTAAAGATACCGAAGGCTTACCCCTTGTTTTTAAGGATAAACAAGCACCTTACCTTCGTTATATCATTGGTGGTGTCATTTTTGGATTGGGCTGGGCCTTAACCGGCGCCTGTCCGGGCCCAATGTTTGTTAACCTGGGCTATGGTTACCTGGCTATGATTGTGGTAATTATAGGTGCACTGGCAGGTACGTATCTTTACGGTGTCATTAAAAATAAACTACCACATTAG
- a CDS encoding TonB-dependent receptor, whose protein sequence is MKKTLLVFTLLVQFLALGALAQQTIKGKVIDSLTKETLPGAVVSLKGAGLSTSTSSDGSFSIKKQDGANVLVISYIGYNRKEVVVPAGTTDLGSITLVSSSNTMDEVMIIANNVAIDRKTPVAVSTVDATRLEEKLSNQEFPEILKSTPGVYATRSGGGFGDSRMNLRGFQSANVAVMVNGVPVNDPESGRVFWSNWSGLGEVMRSTQVQRGLGASKVAVPSIGGTVNIITKSTDMAKGGFIYQGFGNNDFNKTTFSYSTGLTDKNWAFTVLGSKQGGDGWAEGLYYKAYTYFFNVSKIINAHHTLSLTGFGAPQYHAQRFDRLTIETYRDAPQGIKFNPNWGVYNGKDKTISGNFFHKPQFSLNHYWTIDDKSSLSTAIYYSIGTGGNEFDSNLSGGVNFDDVQYRKAGKYSPLDLDKIAALNAATTDGKAVAYLQSNRNDHKWYGMLSTYNRKIGDKFNVLGGIDLRSYKGIHYNSVRNLLGAEYVLDASNLNNPVNMAKTGDKIGFYNDGLVRWEGVFVQGEYSDGPLSTFISLAGSNTSYKRIDYFRYLNTDPLRESSWQNFLGYQAKGGANYNISEQHNIFANLGHFEKAPFFNAIFIGNQNVPNKDAVNEKITSYELGYGFRSQWLTANLNLYRTRWNDRSFTRSITGQGGARYFANLVGVDALHQGIELDFVAKPVKDLSINGMVSLGNWKWKNNLAAVQVYDENQQPVGSPIGPVYMSGLKVGDSPQTTAAIGVNYNLTEEFKIGVDYNYYANFNAEFDPTTLTKQGLTPWEVPNYSLVDVNAVFRFKLGNFKASLFGNVNNLFNVEYISDGYANFDPSTGISNASNSTVYFGTGRTFTTGLKINF, encoded by the coding sequence GGTACAATTTTTGGCTTTAGGGGCATTAGCTCAGCAAACAATTAAAGGTAAGGTGATCGATTCCTTAACAAAGGAAACCTTACCCGGTGCAGTGGTAAGTTTAAAAGGTGCTGGTTTATCAACCTCGACCTCTTCAGATGGAAGTTTCTCGATAAAAAAACAGGACGGAGCCAATGTACTGGTTATTTCTTATATCGGTTATAACCGTAAAGAAGTAGTGGTCCCTGCCGGCACAACAGATCTTGGGTCTATTACCTTGGTATCCAGTTCAAACACGATGGATGAGGTTATGATTATAGCCAATAACGTAGCCATTGACAGGAAAACACCCGTGGCAGTTTCTACTGTAGATGCAACAAGATTGGAAGAAAAACTCAGTAATCAGGAATTCCCCGAAATCTTAAAATCAACCCCAGGTGTGTATGCAACCAGATCAGGCGGTGGTTTTGGCGACTCCAGGATGAATTTACGTGGTTTTCAAAGTGCCAACGTAGCAGTGATGGTAAATGGGGTACCCGTAAACGATCCTGAAAGTGGAAGGGTTTTTTGGTCTAACTGGTCGGGCTTAGGCGAAGTAATGCGTAGTACACAGGTACAAAGAGGGCTTGGAGCTTCAAAAGTAGCAGTTCCTTCTATTGGTGGTACAGTAAATATCATTACCAAATCAACCGATATGGCTAAAGGGGGCTTTATTTATCAGGGATTTGGCAACAATGATTTCAATAAAACTACATTTTCTTATTCAACAGGTTTAACAGATAAAAACTGGGCATTTACCGTTTTGGGTTCAAAGCAAGGTGGAGACGGATGGGCTGAAGGGCTATACTATAAAGCTTATACTTACTTCTTTAATGTTTCCAAGATTATCAATGCGCACCATACTTTATCTTTAACTGGGTTCGGCGCACCTCAATATCATGCGCAACGTTTTGACCGTTTAACCATAGAAACTTACAGAGATGCACCACAAGGTATCAAATTCAATCCAAACTGGGGCGTATATAATGGCAAAGACAAAACTATTAGCGGAAACTTTTTTCATAAACCACAATTCTCTTTAAACCACTATTGGACAATTGACGATAAATCGTCTCTGTCTACTGCCATATATTACTCTATAGGTACCGGAGGTAATGAGTTTGATAGTAATTTAAGTGGCGGTGTTAACTTTGATGATGTTCAATACAGAAAAGCCGGAAAATATTCTCCTCTTGATTTAGACAAGATAGCTGCCCTGAATGCAGCAACTACTGACGGAAAAGCGGTAGCCTATCTCCAATCAAACCGAAATGACCACAAATGGTATGGTATGTTAAGTACCTACAACAGAAAAATCGGAGATAAGTTCAATGTGCTGGGTGGAATTGATTTAAGGTCTTACAAAGGTATACACTACAATTCGGTAAGGAACTTACTTGGTGCTGAGTATGTGTTAGATGCGTCAAATTTAAATAATCCGGTAAATATGGCTAAAACAGGTGATAAGATTGGGTTTTATAATGATGGACTGGTAAGATGGGAAGGTGTATTTGTGCAAGGTGAATATAGCGATGGTCCGCTTTCGACATTCATTTCCCTGGCCGGATCAAATACTTCTTATAAACGTATTGATTATTTCCGCTATCTCAATACTGATCCTTTGCGCGAAAGTAGCTGGCAAAATTTCCTGGGCTATCAGGCCAAAGGTGGTGCCAATTATAACATCAGTGAGCAACACAATATTTTTGCGAATTTAGGTCATTTTGAGAAAGCGCCTTTTTTCAATGCCATATTTATAGGTAATCAAAACGTACCCAATAAAGATGCAGTAAATGAAAAGATTACGAGTTATGAACTCGGATATGGATTTAGAAGTCAGTGGTTAACTGCTAATTTAAACTTGTACCGTACCCGGTGGAACGACCGTTCATTTACCAGATCAATTACAGGCCAGGGTGGTGCAAGATACTTTGCCAACCTTGTTGGTGTTGATGCCTTACATCAGGGGATAGAACTGGATTTTGTCGCAAAACCAGTGAAAGACCTGAGTATTAATGGTATGGTATCTTTGGGTAACTGGAAATGGAAAAATAACCTCGCTGCAGTACAGGTGTATGACGAAAACCAACAACCGGTAGGTTCACCGATTGGCCCAGTCTATATGTCGGGTCTGAAAGTGGGTGATTCTCCGCAAACCACTGCTGCCATTGGTGTGAACTATAACCTGACAGAAGAGTTTAAAATAGGAGTGGATTATAATTATTATGCAAATTTTAACGCCGAATTTGATCCTACAACCTTAACCAAACAGGGATTAACGCCATGGGAAGTACCTAATTATTCGCTGGTAGATGTCAATGCTGTATTCCGGTTTAAACTTGGAAATTTTAAAGCATCGCTTTTCGGAAATGTGAACAACCTGTTTAATGTAGAATATATTTCTGATGGATATGCAAATTTCGATCCATCAACAGGTATCAGCAACGCCAGCAATTCGACTGTATATTTTGGAACAGGAAGAACCTTTACTACGGGATTAAAAATTAATTTCTAG
- a CDS encoding YeeE/YedE family protein — protein MDMIELIKQPWSWYFSGIMIVAIMLMLIFWGKSFGFSSNLRTICSMAGAGKRTGFFNFDWKAQRWNLLFLIGAIIGGWISSTLLSSPAGLDLSAATVTDLNALGIGFNGGINPDELFSLQAMGNPKVLFLLVIGGGLVGFGSRYAGGCTSGHAISGLSNLQLPSLLAVVGFFIGGLVMTWLIMPFIF, from the coding sequence ATGGATATGATAGAACTAATTAAACAGCCCTGGTCCTGGTATTTTTCCGGTATAATGATCGTAGCCATTATGCTGATGTTAATTTTTTGGGGCAAATCGTTTGGTTTTTCTTCCAATCTCCGCACCATTTGCAGCATGGCAGGTGCGGGTAAAAGAACTGGTTTTTTTAATTTTGACTGGAAGGCCCAGCGCTGGAACCTGCTTTTTCTGATAGGCGCCATCATAGGCGGATGGATTTCTTCAACATTGCTCAGCAGTCCTGCCGGGCTTGATTTATCTGCAGCAACTGTAACAGATCTTAATGCCCTGGGAATTGGTTTTAACGGGGGGATAAATCCTGATGAATTGTTCTCTTTACAGGCAATGGGTAATCCAAAGGTGCTTTTTCTGCTGGTTATAGGTGGCGGACTGGTTGGCTTTGGATCGAGGTATGCAGGTGGTTGTACATCGGGACATGCCATTTCTGGTCTTTCAAATCTTCAATTGCCATCCTTGCTTGCTGTAGTGGGATTTTTTATTGGCGGCTTAGTGATGACATGGTTGATTATGCCCTTCATATTTTAA
- a CDS encoding ROK family transcriptional regulator: MGKTFFEELNSENVTGVAYKNVSLKKYVISYFANIGNATIADLCKELNLSAPKITNLLSDLIADGLIKDYGKVESTGGRKPNLYGLVPDSAFFIGVDIKQNHINIGLSNLQKNLIRITEKIPYHLDNNKESLEALCKLINDFIGELTIPKEKLLGLGINLSGRINYATGYSYSFFYFNEEPLSKIIESKIGIRVFLENDSKSMAYGEFSAGVVEAEKNVLFLNLDHGIGLGILVNGQLYYGKSGYSGEFGHIPMFDNEIICRCGKKGCLETEASGWALTRMFKERLSEGSSSILSQNNTDTEDLKMEDIINAAIHDDVLAIELIAKIGDNLGRGIALLINLFNPELVILGGSLAATEEYIRLPIKSAINKYSLSLVNQDTNLKMSKLGERAGIIGACLLVRNRLLSLS, from the coding sequence ATGGGAAAAACCTTTTTCGAAGAACTCAACAGCGAAAATGTAACTGGTGTAGCCTATAAGAATGTCAGTCTGAAAAAATATGTAATCAGCTATTTTGCCAATATAGGCAATGCAACTATTGCAGACCTTTGTAAAGAACTGAACCTGAGCGCACCTAAGATCACCAACCTCTTGAGCGACCTTATCGCAGACGGCCTGATAAAGGATTACGGCAAAGTTGAGTCTACAGGGGGCCGCAAACCCAACTTATATGGCTTGGTGCCTGACTCTGCCTTTTTTATTGGCGTGGATATTAAACAGAACCATATCAATATCGGGCTGTCAAATCTTCAAAAAAACCTGATTAGAATAACTGAAAAAATCCCTTATCATCTTGATAACAATAAAGAGTCGCTGGAAGCCTTATGTAAACTGATAAACGACTTTATCGGTGAGCTCACCATCCCTAAAGAGAAACTACTTGGACTTGGTATAAACCTTTCCGGCAGAATCAATTATGCAACAGGATATAGCTACAGTTTCTTTTATTTTAATGAAGAGCCCTTGAGCAAAATCATTGAGTCAAAAATTGGCATCCGTGTTTTCCTGGAGAACGACTCAAAATCCATGGCTTACGGAGAGTTTTCGGCAGGAGTTGTTGAGGCAGAAAAAAATGTACTGTTCCTTAACCTGGATCATGGTATTGGTTTAGGTATATTGGTAAACGGACAACTGTACTATGGCAAATCGGGCTACTCAGGTGAATTTGGACACATTCCAATGTTTGACAACGAAATCATCTGCCGCTGTGGTAAAAAAGGCTGCCTGGAAACCGAAGCATCAGGATGGGCATTAACGAGAATGTTTAAAGAACGCCTATCTGAGGGCTCCTCTTCTATCTTGTCTCAAAATAATACCGATACCGAAGATTTAAAAATGGAAGACATCATTAATGCAGCCATTCATGATGATGTGCTGGCAATAGAACTGATCGCGAAGATTGGAGATAATCTAGGTCGTGGTATTGCCTTGCTGATCAACCTGTTTAATCCTGAACTGGTCATTTTAGGGGGAAGCCTTGCGGCTACAGAAGAATACATCAGACTGCCAATCAAAAGTGCGATCAACAAGTATTCGTTAAGCCTGGTAAACCAGGATACAAATTTAAAAATGTCGAAATTAGGTGAAAGAGCCGGGATTATTGGGGCATGTTTACTGGTACGCAACCGTCTGCTGTCACTCAGTTAG